The following coding sequences lie in one Mucilaginibacter sp. KACC 22773 genomic window:
- a CDS encoding DUF5916 domain-containing protein has product MKPSKHLSPFQIISLLLVLCWVPFAASAQKKNSVFQYHIRKTTAPITIDGVMDEAWHSADSAANFFMVMPMDTSRAKLHTEVRMTFDNNNLYIIAVCYTAGPGEYMVESLKRDFAFQKNDNFIFFLDPFDARTDGFSFGANAAGAQWDGTMYEGGKVDLSWDNKWISVVKNYPDKWVFEAAIPFKSIRYKKGVGQWGINFSRNDLISTEKSSWAPVPRQFPTASLAYTGLLVWDELPPDAGTNISLIPYALTGLSKDYIAGTKTDWKKEIGGDAKIGLTSSLNLDLTVNPDFSQVDVDQQVVNLNRYELFFPEKRQFFLENGDLFANFGYADIRPFFSRRIGLNAPIRFGTRLTGKLDKDWRVGLMDIQTGTSNDALTPAQNYGVLTLQRRVFGRSNIGFMFINKDATGTSTPGNAYNRNFGVEYNLASPSNLWTGKLLGLKSFTPGLKGHDLVAAAHVQYLSKYWTAYLQDEYVGKNYTAGVGYVPRVGYNKISPLLLHNFFPKGGDVLIHGIQLTSNYYFDENFKRTDNESTLAYIMTLRNKSTFTVSGIDTYIKLLVPFDPTNTGKTPLPIGSQHHWNTVDMQFVSKPQALFTYLLEGLHGGYYDGYRTSLIAQLGYRFQPYVNLFVNSSFNDLRLPQPYGDTQFWLIGPKADITLSNTLYFTTYVQYNGQVKNINTNVRLQWRYKPASDFFIVYGDNSIPSPYTVKNRQLVVKWTYWCNL; this is encoded by the coding sequence TTGAAGCCAAGCAAACACCTGTCGCCCTTTCAAATTATATCACTATTGTTGGTTTTATGTTGGGTGCCATTTGCTGCATCGGCGCAAAAAAAGAATTCGGTGTTTCAATATCATATCCGTAAAACCACAGCGCCCATTACTATTGATGGAGTTATGGACGAGGCCTGGCATAGCGCCGATTCGGCTGCTAACTTTTTTATGGTGATGCCTATGGATACCAGCCGGGCCAAATTACATACCGAGGTGCGGATGACCTTCGATAACAACAACCTGTACATTATTGCCGTTTGCTATACCGCAGGGCCCGGCGAATACATGGTTGAATCGCTGAAGCGAGATTTCGCCTTTCAAAAAAACGATAATTTTATATTTTTTCTCGACCCCTTTGACGCCCGCACAGATGGCTTTAGTTTTGGCGCCAACGCCGCCGGCGCTCAATGGGATGGTACCATGTACGAGGGTGGCAAGGTTGACCTTAGCTGGGATAACAAATGGATATCGGTAGTAAAAAACTATCCCGATAAGTGGGTATTTGAAGCAGCCATCCCCTTTAAAAGTATCCGCTATAAAAAAGGCGTTGGCCAATGGGGCATTAACTTTAGCCGGAACGACCTGATATCTACCGAAAAATCGAGCTGGGCGCCGGTGCCAAGGCAGTTCCCCACGGCGTCGCTGGCGTATACAGGCCTATTGGTTTGGGACGAATTACCGCCCGATGCCGGCACCAACATTTCGCTCATCCCCTACGCGCTTACCGGCCTATCTAAAGATTACATAGCCGGAACCAAAACCGACTGGAAAAAAGAAATAGGCGGCGATGCCAAAATAGGCCTTACCTCGTCCCTCAACCTCGACCTTACCGTTAACCCCGATTTTTCGCAGGTTGATGTAGACCAGCAGGTGGTAAATTTGAACAGGTATGAATTGTTTTTTCCCGAGAAGAGGCAGTTTTTTTTAGAGAACGGCGACCTGTTTGCCAATTTTGGCTACGCCGATATAAGGCCGTTTTTTTCGCGCAGGATTGGGCTTAACGCCCCCATCAGGTTTGGCACCAGGCTAACGGGCAAGCTGGATAAAGATTGGCGTGTTGGGCTGATGGATATACAAACCGGAACATCAAACGATGCCCTTACCCCTGCCCAAAACTATGGTGTACTCACGCTTCAGCGGCGCGTTTTTGGCCGTTCAAACATCGGCTTTATGTTTATTAATAAGGATGCTACAGGGACATCAACCCCGGGCAATGCCTATAACCGCAATTTTGGGGTGGAGTACAACCTGGCCTCGCCAAGCAATTTATGGACCGGTAAACTTTTAGGCCTAAAATCATTTACACCCGGCCTTAAGGGACACGACCTGGTAGCAGCAGCCCATGTGCAATACCTGAGCAAATACTGGACGGCCTATTTGCAAGATGAGTATGTTGGCAAAAACTATACTGCGGGGGTTGGCTACGTACCCAGGGTTGGCTATAATAAAATCAGTCCGCTGCTATTACATAATTTTTTTCCCAAAGGCGGCGATGTGCTTATCCATGGCATCCAGCTAACCAGCAACTATTATTTTGACGAGAATTTTAAGCGCACCGATAACGAAAGCACCTTAGCTTATATCATGACACTGCGTAACAAAAGTACATTTACGGTATCGGGCATTGATACCTATATCAAATTATTGGTACCGTTTGATCCAACCAATACAGGCAAAACACCGCTGCCTATTGGCTCGCAACATCATTGGAATACGGTTGACATGCAGTTTGTATCGAAGCCGCAGGCGCTATTTACTTACCTTTTAGAGGGCCTGCACGGTGGTTATTACGATGGATACCGTACCAGCCTGATTGCACAACTGGGCTACCGCTTTCAGCCTTATGTTAACCTGTTTGTAAACTCCTCATTTAATGATTTGCGCCTGCCCCAGCCTTATGGCGATACCCAATTTTGGCTGATTGGCCCAAAGGCAGATATTACCTTAAGCAACACCCTATATTTTACCACTTATGTACAATACAACGGCCAGGTAAAAAACATTAATACCAACGTGCGCCTGCAATGGCGCTACAAACCGGCATCAGATTTTTTTATTGTTTATGGGGATAACTCCATCCCATCACCCTATACCGTTAAAAACCGCCAGCTGGTAGTTAAGTGGACTTACTGGTGCAATTTGTAA
- a CDS encoding DUF6686 family protein produces MCDAKVLSQVGASVISRCQECRCIFIWNNNLILSFTPEQFVQFRDFTLELNFENYTFPFPDGQERMVMRTPVNDVQFTFSSDEWEDFHAAMNEAVYMQEVYSLMEGGE; encoded by the coding sequence ATGTGCGACGCAAAAGTATTGAGCCAGGTTGGTGCATCGGTTATAAGCCGGTGCCAGGAGTGCCGTTGTATCTTCATCTGGAATAATAACCTTATCCTGAGTTTTACGCCCGAGCAGTTTGTACAATTCCGGGATTTTACCCTTGAGCTTAATTTTGAGAATTATACCTTCCCGTTTCCCGACGGGCAGGAACGTATGGTAATGCGTACCCCGGTAAATGATGTACAGTTTACCTTCAGCAGCGATGAATGGGAAGATTTCCATGCCGCCATGAACGAAGCCGTTTACATGCAGGAAGTATACAGCCTGATGGAAGGAGGGGAGTAG
- a CDS encoding helix-hairpin-helix domain-containing protein, translating to MKKNIDLKLNAGEKAILKSQKIKINALAGYAPDEIAAILKASAQRTQEIAALMEFQSIPSLGINFATELIEQGYYSLKQLEGKDPVELYNAFEKHCGTWADPCVEDSYRLLAHYIVHRDDSKRWWHFTAERKAYRAQHGFPADRPKSPWYDLPQYPKMKQYADSLNKDNTTVKL from the coding sequence ATGAAAAAGAATATCGACCTCAAATTAAATGCCGGTGAAAAGGCAATACTTAAAAGCCAAAAAATAAAGATCAATGCTTTGGCCGGTTACGCTCCTGATGAAATAGCGGCTATCCTGAAAGCATCGGCCCAAAGGACTCAGGAAATTGCCGCGCTGATGGAATTTCAAAGCATCCCATCGTTAGGCATCAACTTTGCAACCGAACTTATTGAACAGGGGTATTATTCATTAAAGCAGCTTGAGGGAAAAGATCCGGTTGAACTGTACAATGCATTTGAAAAACATTGCGGTACCTGGGCCGACCCATGTGTTGAGGATTCGTACCGTTTATTGGCCCATTATATTGTACACCGCGACGATAGCAAACGCTGGTGGCATTTCACAGCCGAACGCAAAGCCTACCGCGCCCAGCACGGCTTCCCCGCCGATAGACCAAAAAGCCCATGGTACGATTTACCACAATATCCCAAAATGAAACAGTATGCGGATAGCCTGAATAAGGATAATACTACGGTTAAGTTGTAA